One window of Candidatus Nitrospira kreftii genomic DNA carries:
- a CDS encoding Haloacid dehalogenase: protein MIRTDQRGLSSSIAAFFDVDNTILPGEASEVRFFRWLWRRGIVGWPEAQESVSWLLQHFPPLSLHPLRSRKLYLAGKPSQVIQPLGEEFCREELCPRVSASAMRKLEEHRQAGHAIIFVTGSIDFLIAPVADALRADRCFASRLEQMNGLYTGFLIPPLPYGQGKRQLIEQLTHELTLDLSQCYAYGDSPGDLDLLRAVGHPTVVNPIRGMASIARRKNWPVVKWQ, encoded by the coding sequence ATGATACGGACGGATCAACGGGGGCTCTCCTCCTCCATTGCTGCATTCTTCGACGTCGACAATACCATTCTGCCCGGCGAAGCAAGCGAAGTACGATTTTTCCGTTGGCTGTGGCGACGCGGTATCGTTGGTTGGCCCGAAGCCCAGGAGAGTGTGTCTTGGCTGCTGCAACATTTTCCACCTCTCTCTCTGCACCCACTCCGATCGCGCAAGCTCTATCTTGCCGGAAAACCTTCGCAAGTGATCCAACCGTTGGGCGAAGAATTCTGTCGAGAGGAATTATGTCCTCGTGTCTCAGCCTCTGCCATGCGGAAGCTTGAAGAGCATCGACAAGCCGGCCATGCCATCATTTTCGTGACCGGGTCCATCGATTTCTTGATTGCTCCCGTCGCAGATGCTCTTCGAGCCGATCGATGCTTTGCCAGTCGGTTGGAGCAGATGAACGGCCTATATACCGGTTTTCTTATCCCCCCGCTTCCGTACGGACAAGGGAAACGCCAACTGATCGAGCAGTTGACCCATGAACTGACGCTGGATCTATCTCAATGCTATGCCTACGGAGACAGTCCTGGTGATCTGGACCTTCTTCGTGCCGTGGGTCACCCGACAGTGGTGAATCCCATTCGTGGAATGGCCTCCATCGCCCGACGCAAGAACTGGCCGGTTGTCAAATGGCAATGA
- a CDS encoding Beta-N-acetylglucosaminidase — protein MTFSRDQIGQLCMVGFDGTTVSSDLASFIREYKPGGVILFARNLESAEQIVTLTNELQRCSAQVPLLISIDQEGGRVSRLPKEFTIFPPCEVLGRCHSSELAYAAAATTAKELKAVGINMNMSPVLDVNSNHLNPVIGDRAFGTDPHVVSELGLATVGGLQDNGVVACGKHFPGHGDTNSDSHKELPTVTADRARLEHIEFPPFRHVVANGVATLMTAHVVYRALDEIRPATLSPMIIGRFLREELYYDGVVLTDDLEMHAIIDHYGIGDATVQAIQAGCDMPLICKDRNRIVAAFNALEKAATSGDLSEGRLAQSFARIRRLKERFLRSYRPVTISDAKLVVGCRSHRTLLRSIHQARERLEKTDV, from the coding sequence ATGACGTTCTCTCGCGACCAGATCGGCCAGCTTTGTATGGTAGGGTTCGACGGGACGACCGTGTCGTCAGACCTGGCCTCGTTTATCAGGGAATACAAGCCGGGTGGAGTCATTCTCTTCGCAAGAAACCTCGAATCGGCCGAACAAATCGTTACCTTAACGAACGAGCTTCAGCGCTGCAGTGCGCAGGTCCCCCTTCTGATCTCGATCGATCAAGAAGGCGGCCGTGTCTCACGGTTGCCCAAAGAATTCACCATTTTCCCCCCGTGTGAAGTTCTGGGGCGATGTCATTCTTCGGAATTAGCCTATGCAGCGGCAGCCACGACCGCGAAAGAGCTCAAAGCCGTAGGCATCAATATGAATATGTCTCCTGTGCTGGATGTAAACAGCAACCACTTGAATCCGGTGATCGGCGATCGGGCATTCGGCACAGATCCTCATGTGGTGTCCGAACTGGGATTGGCTACTGTGGGAGGGCTTCAGGACAATGGTGTCGTCGCTTGTGGAAAACACTTTCCTGGACATGGTGACACCAACTCGGACTCCCATAAGGAATTGCCCACCGTAACCGCGGACCGTGCGCGGCTCGAGCACATCGAGTTTCCTCCTTTTCGACACGTGGTTGCGAACGGTGTGGCCACATTGATGACCGCCCATGTCGTCTATCGGGCTTTGGACGAAATCCGCCCAGCGACGCTCTCTCCAATGATCATCGGGAGATTTCTTCGTGAAGAGTTGTATTATGACGGCGTTGTCCTGACGGACGATCTCGAGATGCACGCTATTATCGATCACTATGGCATCGGAGATGCGACCGTGCAGGCTATCCAGGCCGGCTGCGACATGCCATTGATCTGCAAAGATCGTAATCGGATCGTTGCTGCCTTTAATGCCCTTGAGAAGGCCGCGACATCCGGTGATCTTTCTGAAGGACGACTGGCACAATCCTTCGCGCGGATCCGACGATTAAAAGAGCGGTTCTTGCGTTCCTATCGACCGGTGACGATTTCTGATGCGAAACTCGTAGTCGGCTGCCGAAGCCATAGGACTCTCTTGCGTTCCATCCACCAAGCTCGAGAACGACTTGAGAAGACGGACGTCTGA
- a CDS encoding hypothetical protein (conserved protein of unknown function) — protein sequence MASLLEYVGSVHIFLGPYRGNPIALYLRRTESECQIGPKVYPWNDVMGIGETPNKAAADFEEKWKTNGLTTTMYSGPAWEKGIKPEKPAPPKPVAPPPKPAVPPAPTAVPASSAPAPPTPAESATTKVATTPAVADATIAAPTSATEPSGKPV from the coding sequence ATGGCCTCATTGCTCGAGTACGTCGGATCCGTCCATATATTTCTTGGTCCCTACAGGGGTAATCCAATCGCATTATATTTGCGACGCACGGAATCCGAGTGCCAGATTGGGCCTAAGGTTTACCCTTGGAACGATGTCATGGGAATCGGCGAAACACCCAACAAAGCTGCTGCTGACTTTGAAGAAAAATGGAAAACCAATGGTTTAACAACAACCATGTATTCAGGCCCGGCGTGGGAAAAGGGGATTAAGCCAGAAAAACCTGCTCCACCAAAGCCGGTGGCACCCCCGCCGAAGCCTGCTGTACCGCCTGCACCCACAGCTGTGCCGGCATCTTCCGCTCCAGCACCCCCGACCCCCGCTGAGTCTGCAACAACGAAGGTGGCAACCACACCCGCTGTCGCAGACGCGACTATCGCAGCTCCTACTTCTGCGACAGAACCGTCCGGAAAGCCCGTCTAG
- a CDS encoding putative Gamma-glutamyl-gamma-aminobutyrate hydrolase: MNPVIGVTPDFHAGDRKDMGGPEPTYFLRARYIRAVEELGGIPLILPLVAHPAARRRLLDGVDGLLLTGSGPDLSPRLYGERKRYKFPIVNERRADFELEMVRQAGTRDLPLLGICGGMQTVNVACGGSLFQDIPAQVPTAMDHRQKTKAIHIAHAVTIAPKSLLRRVIGSDTLMVNSSHHQSVKKVAPSLIASALAPDGVIEAIESPAHRFMLAVQWHPEFLFEGHRAHRRLFEALLRAARRTRA; encoded by the coding sequence ATGAATCCTGTCATCGGCGTGACGCCAGACTTCCATGCCGGTGACAGGAAGGATATGGGCGGACCGGAACCCACCTACTTCCTTCGGGCCAGGTACATTCGAGCCGTCGAAGAACTCGGTGGCATTCCTCTGATCTTACCCCTCGTAGCTCATCCTGCTGCTCGACGACGGCTTCTTGATGGCGTGGATGGACTTCTGCTCACAGGAAGCGGGCCGGACCTTTCACCAAGGCTCTACGGTGAAAGGAAACGCTATAAGTTTCCGATAGTCAACGAGCGTCGCGCCGATTTTGAACTGGAGATGGTGCGCCAGGCTGGGACGCGGGATCTTCCACTCTTGGGGATCTGCGGAGGAATGCAGACAGTGAATGTTGCATGCGGGGGGAGCCTCTTTCAGGATATTCCCGCACAAGTCCCGACCGCGATGGACCATCGTCAGAAGACGAAGGCGATCCATATCGCTCATGCGGTCACGATCGCACCCAAGAGCCTGCTGAGAAGGGTGATCGGAAGTGATACCCTCATGGTGAATAGCTCACATCATCAATCGGTCAAGAAGGTTGCGCCATCACTCATCGCAAGCGCCCTTGCACCTGATGGGGTTATCGAGGCGATCGAGTCGCCTGCCCATCGATTCATGCTTGCAGTTCAATGGCATCCCGAATTCTTATTTGAGGGACATCGTGCTCATCGCCGGTTATTTGAAGCCCTATTGCGGGCGGCTCGTCGGACTCGCGCATGA
- a CDS encoding putative amino acid permease YfnA, giving the protein MSNPLFRIKSIDQILADADRPEHRLKKTLTAWDLTALGIGAIIGTGIFVLVGTAIVGDSLRPGAGPGIVLSFVLSGFTCALAALCYAEFSAMIPVAGSAYTFSYATLGEFLAWLTGWNLVLEYGVACVAVAIGWSGYFNNLLKLAGLELPYWATNPPHWAGGPEGSIANFPAAIIVLLVTAILVLGIKESARAAGVIVILKLGVILFFIAVGAPAVSAENWTPFMPNGFEGVRSAAAIIFFAYIGFDAVSTAAEEARNPQRDVPLGILGSLAVCTVLYISVAAILTGLVPASQIDIHAPVAEALSLVGFKWGAAIVAIGAVAGITGVLVVMMLGQIRVFFAMSRDQLLSPGLSKVHPTFGTPHRATILTGVAVAVLAACFQIGEAADMTNIGTFFAFVLVSFGVMLLRYTKPDQARPFRLPFMPLVPILSIAACLYLMAGLPQATWIRFVVWTVIGILVYVGYGMKHSRLAVQAANRDSTNG; this is encoded by the coding sequence GTGAGCAATCCTCTTTTTCGAATCAAATCCATTGATCAAATTCTCGCGGATGCCGACCGCCCTGAGCACCGGCTCAAAAAAACGCTGACGGCCTGGGACCTGACCGCGCTTGGAATCGGTGCAATTATCGGAACCGGGATCTTTGTTCTGGTCGGTACGGCCATAGTCGGTGACTCGCTCCGTCCAGGAGCGGGGCCTGGGATTGTGCTGTCCTTCGTCCTGTCCGGCTTCACGTGCGCATTAGCCGCCCTCTGCTATGCCGAATTCTCAGCAATGATTCCGGTAGCTGGGTCGGCCTATACTTTTTCCTATGCCACGCTTGGGGAGTTTCTCGCCTGGCTGACGGGGTGGAATCTGGTCCTGGAATATGGTGTGGCCTGCGTCGCAGTTGCGATCGGCTGGTCCGGTTACTTTAACAACTTGCTTAAGCTTGCAGGCCTGGAATTGCCGTATTGGGCGACCAACCCGCCGCATTGGGCTGGAGGGCCTGAAGGGAGTATCGCGAATTTCCCCGCTGCGATCATCGTGTTGTTGGTCACCGCGATCCTTGTCTTGGGAATTAAAGAAAGTGCTCGCGCCGCCGGTGTGATCGTCATCTTGAAACTTGGGGTAATCCTGTTCTTTATCGCCGTCGGGGCCCCTGCGGTAAGTGCCGAGAATTGGACCCCCTTCATGCCAAATGGGTTTGAGGGAGTTCGCTCCGCCGCCGCGATCATCTTTTTTGCATACATCGGTTTCGACGCTGTGTCGACTGCCGCAGAGGAGGCTCGGAACCCTCAGCGAGATGTTCCATTAGGGATCCTTGGCTCACTGGCTGTGTGCACGGTGCTCTATATCTCTGTCGCCGCCATCCTTACCGGCTTGGTTCCTGCGAGCCAAATTGACATTCACGCTCCAGTCGCCGAAGCACTGAGTCTCGTTGGGTTTAAATGGGGCGCTGCCATTGTGGCGATCGGGGCCGTGGCGGGCATTACGGGTGTGCTGGTCGTCATGATGCTTGGACAAATCCGTGTGTTCTTTGCGATGTCACGCGACCAACTTCTGAGTCCAGGGTTATCTAAAGTTCATCCGACATTCGGGACCCCGCATCGTGCGACTATTCTGACTGGGGTGGCTGTCGCAGTATTGGCAGCGTGCTTCCAAATCGGGGAAGCGGCTGATATGACCAACATCGGCACCTTCTTCGCCTTTGTATTGGTCAGTTTCGGTGTCATGCTGCTTCGATACACGAAGCCCGATCAAGCTCGTCCCTTTCGGCTTCCGTTTATGCCTCTTGTACCGATCTTGAGCATAGCAGCATGTCTCTACCTGATGGCTGGATTGCCGCAGGCGACATGGATCCGCTTTGTGGTCTGGACTGTCATCGGCATTCTCGTCTACGTGGGCTATGGTATGAAACACAGCAGATTGGCTGTTCAGGCTGCCAACCGTGATTCAACGAATGGGTGA
- a CDS encoding hypothetical protein (conserved protein of unknown function): MISTSNLSVLDLLRKRVADLARELVERDGVLHERTRHLRVAQSLAHLGSWDWEIESGEVRCSNEVYRIFGRDPGLHHMTFETFVSALFPDDHDRVVTAINDALGGKAPLDLEYKIVRPKGDVRTIHCCGEVLRDDNGTPCRMSGSVLDITDRKRMEEAVRESEDRYRTLVELSPSGVFVFCEGRTVYVNHRGAILMGANDPQEILERSMFEFIHPDFHHEVRENVKCLLVGRASVHSAERIYLKKDGTPIPVHVEIARITWNGTPAIIGLVSDITDRKQAEEALRASEERFARVFRASPHPIVISEMETGRLVDVNDAAYQLLGYSREEIEGYATLLEMGIWCSVEEWTGFVDVLKRQGSVRNMEVKLRSKSGEIRQILLSSERVELNGKQCSVTVGNDITDRKRAEDELRRSHIFLRQVIDSVPNFIFAKDREGRFTMVNKAVADCYGSTVENLISQSDADFNPNVEEVEFIRQKDLQTMNSLQDCYVAEEKITDWSGKTRWLQTIRRPIADDQGHAHMVLGAATDITERKQMEEMLLQQERDLSAALQERERISQDLHDGILQSLYATGLGLETCKLLIAQQPERIADNLIVTLDQAIGQLNYVMGEVRNFIMGLESHLMQGGDISTALRTMVQTMCGSSSATCRVRIDDEVGQYISTESALHLINIVREGLSNALRHSRATRITVSLGKLIGSIRLTIIDNGIGFNPKSVQGVGHGLENMAARAQKVDGLFAVRSEPGKGTRILLDFQKDTRVIPTDTDT; this comes from the coding sequence ATGATTTCTACCAGTAACCTTTCTGTATTGGATCTGCTGCGCAAGCGGGTCGCCGATCTAGCGCGTGAACTGGTCGAACGTGATGGGGTGTTGCATGAACGCACTCGGCACCTCCGTGTTGCTCAGTCGCTGGCTCATCTGGGTAGCTGGGATTGGGAAATCGAAAGCGGCGAGGTTCGATGTTCGAATGAGGTATATCGAATCTTCGGCCGTGATCCTGGATTGCACCACATGACCTTTGAGACTTTTGTCTCGGCACTTTTCCCGGACGATCACGACCGAGTTGTCACTGCAATCAATGATGCTCTAGGTGGAAAGGCGCCTTTGGATCTGGAGTACAAAATCGTCCGTCCAAAGGGCGACGTGCGGACAATTCATTGCTGCGGCGAAGTCCTACGCGACGACAATGGAACACCTTGTCGTATGTCCGGTTCCGTCCTGGACATCACAGATCGCAAACGGATGGAGGAGGCGGTGCGAGAGAGTGAAGACCGGTACCGAACATTGGTCGAACTATCACCATCCGGGGTCTTCGTCTTCTGTGAAGGCCGGACCGTGTATGTCAACCACAGGGGCGCCATTCTCATGGGAGCGAATGACCCTCAGGAAATTCTCGAGCGATCGATGTTCGAGTTCATCCATCCAGATTTTCACCACGAGGTCCGCGAGAATGTGAAATGCTTACTTGTCGGGAGAGCGTCCGTCCATAGTGCCGAACGAATCTACCTCAAAAAAGACGGAACGCCAATTCCAGTTCACGTCGAAATCGCACGGATCACATGGAACGGCACACCCGCCATCATCGGCCTAGTGTCGGATATCACTGATCGTAAGCAAGCTGAGGAGGCCCTGCGTGCTAGCGAGGAACGGTTTGCTAGAGTGTTCAGAGCGAGCCCCCATCCCATTGTCATCAGCGAGATGGAAACTGGTCGGCTGGTGGACGTCAATGATGCTGCATATCAGCTGTTGGGATATAGCAGGGAAGAAATTGAGGGGTATGCCACGTTGCTGGAGATGGGGATTTGGTGTTCTGTTGAGGAATGGACAGGGTTTGTTGATGTATTGAAGCGACAGGGGTCGGTCCGCAACATGGAAGTGAAGTTGCGGAGTAAAAGCGGCGAAATTCGCCAGATCCTCCTGTCCTCCGAACGGGTCGAGTTAAATGGCAAGCAATGTAGCGTGACGGTTGGGAATGATATCACCGATCGAAAGCGGGCTGAAGACGAGCTGCGCCGATCCCATATTTTCTTGCGACAGGTGATCGACAGCGTTCCCAACTTTATCTTCGCCAAGGATCGGGAGGGGCGGTTTACGATGGTCAACAAGGCAGTCGCAGATTGTTATGGAAGTACGGTAGAGAACCTCATTAGCCAGTCCGACGCTGATTTTAACCCTAACGTGGAGGAGGTAGAATTCATACGCCAGAAGGATCTCCAAACCATGAATTCTTTGCAGGACTGTTATGTCGCTGAGGAAAAGATCACAGATTGGTCTGGGAAGACGCGCTGGTTGCAGACGATCAGGCGGCCGATTGCCGATGATCAGGGACATGCCCACATGGTGCTTGGTGCGGCGACTGATATTACGGAGCGCAAGCAGATGGAAGAGATGCTCTTACAACAGGAACGCGACCTGAGCGCCGCCCTTCAGGAACGGGAACGAATCAGCCAGGATCTTCACGATGGCATTCTCCAATCTCTTTATGCGACTGGGCTCGGGTTGGAGACATGTAAGCTACTGATCGCACAACAACCTGAACGCATCGCTGATAATCTAATCGTGACACTAGATCAGGCCATTGGACAACTCAATTACGTGATGGGAGAGGTGCGGAATTTCATTATGGGTCTTGAGTCCCATCTCATGCAAGGAGGTGACATTTCGACCGCCTTGCGGACTATGGTCCAAACCATGTGCGGGTCTTCCTCGGCCACATGCCGGGTGCGGATCGACGACGAGGTTGGACAGTATATCTCAACAGAATCGGCGCTCCATCTCATCAATATCGTGCGGGAAGGGTTGAGTAACGCTCTCCGTCACAGCCGTGCCACACGTATTACCGTGTCATTAGGAAAGCTGATCGGGTCTATCCGTTTGACCATTATTGACAACGGCATCGGCTTCAATCCAAAGTCGGTCCAAGGGGTTGGTCATGGGTTGGAGAACATGGCAGCGCGGGCTCAAAAGGTTGACGGGTTGTTCGCCGTACGATCGGAACCTGGCAAAGGAACAAGAATTTTGTTGGATTTTCAAAAAGATACCAGAGTGATTCCCACTGACACGGACACCTAA
- a CDS encoding 7-carboxy-7-deazaguanine synthase yields MRVTEIFHSVQGESTFAGLPCVFVRLTGCPLRCTWCDTEYAFYGGTEYSFDDILGKIRSYGCPLVEVTGGEPLAQMDTDVLLRRLCQEGFTVLLETSGAVDTALVDPSVHIILDIKCPGSGMADRMHWPNVERLRPQDEAKFVIQDRIDYDWAKSVLDRFRLTEHCSVLFSPVFNSLDPRHLTEWILADQLPVRLQLQMHKYIWAPDMRGV; encoded by the coding sequence ATGCGCGTGACGGAAATTTTTCACAGCGTGCAGGGTGAATCGACCTTTGCCGGGCTGCCCTGCGTATTTGTGCGGCTGACCGGTTGCCCACTCCGCTGTACCTGGTGTGACACGGAATATGCCTTCTACGGGGGAACGGAGTATTCCTTCGATGATATTCTTGGAAAGATACGATCCTATGGTTGTCCCTTGGTAGAGGTAACGGGGGGTGAGCCGTTAGCCCAGATGGATACCGATGTCTTACTCCGCCGCTTGTGCCAAGAAGGATTCACGGTCCTTCTTGAAACAAGCGGAGCAGTGGATACCGCTCTGGTCGATCCATCGGTTCATATAATCTTGGACATCAAGTGTCCAGGAAGCGGCATGGCGGATCGAATGCACTGGCCTAATGTCGAACGCCTGAGGCCGCAGGACGAAGCAAAGTTCGTCATCCAAGACCGGATCGATTACGACTGGGCTAAAAGCGTTCTGGATCGCTTCCGGCTTACCGAGCACTGTTCAGTCCTTTTTAGTCCGGTATTCAACTCGTTGGATCCTCGACATCTGACAGAATGGATATTGGCAGATCAACTCCCAGTCCGTCTTCAATTGCAAATGCATAAGTACATCTGGGCACCCGATATGCGGGGAGTATGA
- a CDS encoding putative cytosol aminopeptidase, whose amino-acid sequence MNIMRIKPKQGRVDTEIADALVLLHCEGEGLSKEDAGLLDRPLGGALRELLHSKEFEGKVNEVVLFHTHGKIPAKRLILVGLGKKTTLGLDQIRQAMGHAVKRVRGAKSRAFVVALPGFTPRDCSPLDVAQAMAEGAILGSYQFTIYRSEASTNKDLTAMTVLTPHTGEMGQVSEGIRRGVATAEATVFVRDLSNHPSNVMTPTRVAHEARAVAKETGISLKILEQKDMEVLGMGALLGVAKGSHEPPKFIILQYHGAKKKDEQPVVLVGKTITFDTGGISLKPSENMEQMKADMTGGAEVLATIRAAARLKLPLNLISILPVAENMPGGRAMRPGDVVKTLSGKTVEVQNTDAEGRLILSDGLAYATRFKPAALIDIATLTGACVVALGQFAIGMFGTDTKLKEAIRQAGLRAGERVWEMPLWEDYFEQLRSDVADMRNIGGRGGGMITAALFLSKFVGDCPWVHLDIASTDWSERERAYIPKGPTGIGTRLLIQFLVNRSLLKA is encoded by the coding sequence ATGAATATCATGCGGATCAAGCCAAAACAGGGACGAGTGGATACAGAGATCGCAGACGCCCTTGTCCTCCTGCATTGTGAGGGTGAGGGACTCTCGAAAGAAGACGCGGGGTTACTGGATCGGCCTCTCGGTGGGGCGCTCCGCGAACTCCTCCACTCGAAGGAATTCGAGGGGAAGGTGAACGAAGTCGTGCTATTTCATACGCACGGGAAAATTCCCGCGAAACGGCTGATTCTTGTAGGCCTCGGTAAGAAGACCACCTTAGGTCTTGATCAAATTCGGCAGGCCATGGGTCATGCCGTTAAACGGGTACGCGGCGCGAAGTCCCGCGCTTTCGTGGTCGCCCTTCCTGGCTTCACCCCCCGTGACTGTTCGCCCTTGGACGTGGCGCAGGCGATGGCTGAGGGAGCCATCTTGGGAAGCTATCAATTTACCATTTACCGGAGCGAGGCTTCGACGAATAAAGACTTGACGGCAATGACGGTCTTGACCCCACACACAGGTGAAATGGGTCAAGTATCGGAAGGCATTCGCCGTGGCGTAGCTACTGCCGAAGCCACGGTGTTTGTCAGAGATCTGTCCAACCATCCATCCAACGTGATGACTCCCACGAGGGTTGCTCACGAAGCAAGGGCCGTCGCGAAGGAGACCGGCATCAGCCTGAAAATCCTCGAACAGAAAGACATGGAAGTTCTCGGTATGGGCGCGTTGCTGGGAGTCGCCAAAGGCAGCCACGAGCCACCGAAGTTCATTATTCTCCAGTACCACGGAGCCAAAAAGAAAGACGAACAGCCGGTCGTCCTTGTCGGAAAGACCATCACCTTTGACACTGGAGGAATCTCGCTCAAACCGTCGGAGAACATGGAGCAGATGAAAGCTGATATGACCGGTGGGGCAGAGGTGCTGGCCACAATACGTGCAGCCGCCCGTTTGAAGCTCCCATTGAATCTGATCAGCATTCTTCCCGTCGCCGAGAACATGCCCGGGGGTCGGGCGATGAGACCCGGTGACGTCGTCAAGACGCTCTCCGGCAAAACGGTGGAAGTCCAAAACACCGACGCCGAAGGTCGTCTGATCTTGTCCGACGGTCTTGCGTATGCCACCCGATTCAAGCCAGCTGCCCTCATCGACATCGCCACACTAACAGGTGCCTGTGTTGTCGCATTAGGCCAATTCGCCATCGGGATGTTTGGCACTGATACAAAATTGAAAGAAGCAATTCGTCAGGCAGGTCTTCGGGCAGGGGAGCGTGTTTGGGAGATGCCGCTTTGGGAAGACTATTTCGAACAATTACGCAGCGATGTGGCCGACATGCGCAATATTGGCGGTCGAGGGGGTGGCATGATCACTGCTGCGCTGTTCCTCAGCAAGTTTGTCGGCGATTGTCCATGGGTACATCTGGACATCGCGAGTACCGACTGGAGCGAGCGGGAACGAGCATATATTCCCAAGGGACCAACCGGCATTGGGACTAGACTATTGATCCAGTTCCTAGTCAATCGCTCATTACTAAAGGCATGA
- a CDS encoding hypothetical protein (conserved protein of unknown function) has product MRLAMVILVVVMTYCSMLVAPAWSQSSSADQQQGTATGAGMGAASAAATILYFPFKAAFAIGGGIVGGLAYVFSGFSEPTAMNIWVPSVYGTYLITPEHLTGDRPVRFLGVAAENEGMSGTPSSPYEPVQ; this is encoded by the coding sequence GTGAGACTTGCGATGGTGATTCTTGTCGTTGTCATGACCTATTGTTCAATGCTCGTAGCCCCAGCATGGAGCCAGTCTTCCTCCGCTGACCAGCAGCAGGGAACGGCGACCGGAGCTGGTATGGGCGCAGCGTCTGCAGCCGCCACCATCTTGTACTTCCCGTTCAAAGCGGCGTTTGCCATAGGTGGTGGGATTGTGGGTGGCCTTGCCTATGTTTTTTCAGGTTTCAGCGAACCAACAGCGATGAATATCTGGGTGCCGAGCGTGTACGGCACCTATCTCATTACCCCCGAGCACTTGACCGGTGATAGACCGGTTCGCTTCCTCGGCGTTGCCGCTGAAAATGAGGGGATGTCAGGCACACCGTCTTCACCGTACGAACCCGTGCAGTGA
- a CDS encoding hypothetical protein (conserved protein of unknown function), protein MVQWPFMMSEATPDVSAFRVTLFFGPEPVEQNGVVCVFNVKKRSWKAGIQVAVEIGTSQLTALRRTIEVDDRLRASLKAVDPHEVSHYQERVTDVFAQAICRCKLDLRLRSGLAQKNQRMEANKLMDELNEEVCARTEEILASIISELDLIPSCPSSSL, encoded by the coding sequence ATGGTACAATGGCCATTCATGATGTCAGAAGCAACGCCAGACGTCTCCGCCTTTCGAGTCACATTGTTCTTTGGGCCTGAGCCGGTCGAGCAAAATGGGGTGGTCTGCGTGTTCAACGTCAAAAAGCGGAGTTGGAAAGCAGGCATTCAGGTCGCTGTCGAGATTGGCACCAGTCAGCTGACGGCACTTCGACGGACCATAGAAGTGGATGATCGGCTCAGGGCAAGCTTGAAGGCGGTCGACCCGCATGAGGTGTCACACTACCAAGAGCGTGTGACAGATGTCTTCGCACAAGCCATCTGTCGGTGCAAGCTGGATTTGCGGTTGCGGTCTGGTCTTGCTCAAAAGAATCAACGAATGGAAGCCAATAAATTGATGGATGAATTGAACGAAGAAGTCTGTGCCCGTACCGAAGAGATCCTCGCTTCCATCATCAGCGAGCTGGATCTGATCCCAAGTTGCCCGTCATCATCCCTTTGA